In a single window of the Candidatus Epulonipiscium sp. genome:
- a CDS encoding response regulator has product MYKVMIIDDERAIRNLLKRLIDWEELGLEVAGEAASGIEAINIIDEVQPDIAFVDIKMPFMDGIEFSKLAINQYPNLKVIILTAFGDFDYARECIGVGVCDYLLKPIVRTEIQETLHRIINRLETEPRKERENEITYQESNTTHKIKEYINKNYIKADLNLTSIAQVFGFNPSYLSRLFKVESGMNLSDYLLKCRIEKAMEYAKKGSLMYITAKMVGIPDPNYFGKCFKKYTGESYSDFIKDKCDQNL; this is encoded by the coding sequence ATGTATAAGGTAATGATAATAGATGATGAAAGAGCAATTAGGAATCTCCTAAAAAGGCTTATAGATTGGGAAGAACTTGGACTAGAAGTAGCTGGGGAAGCGGCTAGTGGTATTGAGGCCATTAATATCATTGATGAAGTACAACCAGATATAGCTTTTGTGGACATCAAAATGCCATTTATGGATGGTATTGAGTTTTCAAAACTTGCAATTAATCAGTATCCAAATTTGAAGGTTATTATTTTAACTGCTTTTGGAGACTTTGATTATGCGAGAGAATGCATAGGAGTAGGAGTATGTGATTATCTCTTAAAGCCCATTGTCAGAACTGAAATACAAGAAACCTTACATAGAATAATAAACAGATTAGAAACAGAGCCAAGGAAAGAGCGGGAAAATGAAATTACATATCAAGAAAGTAATACCACCCATAAAATAAAAGAATACATAAATAAAAATTATATTAAAGCAGATTTAAATTTAACATCCATAGCCCAAGTTTTCGGCTTTAACCCTAGTTATTTAAGTAGGCTATTTAAAGTTGAATCAGGAATGAATCTTAGTGATTATCTTTTAAAATGTCGGATAGAAAAAGCAATGGAATATGCAAAAAAAGGTAGCTTAATGTATATAACTGCTAAGATGGTAGGAATACCAGACCCTAATTATTTTGGAAAATGTTTTAAGAAATATACAGGAGAAAGTTATTCTGATTTTATAAAAGATAAATGTGATCAAAATCTATGA
- a CDS encoding DUF445 family protein, translating into MNLFDFFISPIAGSVIGYFTNWLAIKMLFKPHEEKRVLGIKVPFTPGLIPKEKDKIAKKIGVTVGEHLLSEDAIVKILIEERTVESIHNRISNTFSNLKEKEEGIDEMLDFLLGEDKIKSLKLIEDYLAGFILQKISSPDSLDRVAEFITGQIEKILDKNVADINVDRLIQIDFIKNDFLKQWAIDLVISSKDKLRQEDATLSKIIPPAISSGIKDMIKSQIPNYMPILLSYMDKPSIQDKVKKLLVGIIEANVGKLGLMFVDEKRVYDKLVHYLGEYIEKDENQKEIIKQIEEFINYILEKPIGYWVKRIEFISEKDKIEKIYDNIIFYVSDGENINIFKSKLRDYLSYQGDMNILDIAKRFKPSILYDIKKWIKTHHKVQKEELNQLVKNLIAKELEKILQMPISKWMEGLQPSTEETIKESILKFYKDFVINHSADITKVVNIPHIVEERIIEFETDYAEKIILSVVDKELKAITWLGAVLGFIIGFFPVIFNI; encoded by the coding sequence ATGAATCTATTTGACTTTTTTATTAGTCCTATTGCGGGAAGTGTAATAGGATACTTTACTAATTGGCTTGCGATAAAAATGCTTTTTAAACCCCACGAAGAAAAAAGGGTGTTAGGGATTAAAGTTCCATTTACTCCCGGACTTATTCCTAAAGAAAAAGACAAAATAGCAAAAAAAATAGGGGTAACCGTAGGGGAACATCTTCTTTCTGAAGATGCAATAGTAAAAATTCTTATAGAGGAGAGGACTGTTGAAAGTATCCATAATAGGATATCGAATACTTTCTCCAATCTAAAAGAAAAAGAAGAAGGCATAGATGAAATGCTGGACTTTCTCTTGGGAGAGGATAAAATAAAAAGTTTAAAACTGATAGAAGATTACCTTGCGGGGTTTATTCTACAGAAGATTAGTTCTCCAGATTCCCTGGATAGGGTTGCGGAATTTATTACAGGACAAATAGAAAAAATATTAGATAAAAATGTGGCAGATATTAATGTAGATAGGCTGATACAAATTGACTTTATAAAAAATGACTTCTTAAAACAATGGGCGATTGACCTGGTAATAAGTTCAAAAGATAAGCTTAGGCAAGAGGATGCAACCTTATCTAAAATTATCCCCCCTGCCATAAGTAGTGGCATTAAGGATATGATTAAAAGTCAAATTCCGAACTATATGCCTATTTTATTAAGTTATATGGACAAACCCTCAATACAAGATAAAGTCAAAAAACTGTTAGTAGGCATCATTGAAGCTAATGTAGGGAAATTAGGACTTATGTTTGTTGATGAAAAAAGGGTGTATGATAAACTCGTTCATTACCTCGGAGAATATATAGAAAAAGATGAAAATCAAAAAGAAATAATAAAGCAAATAGAAGAATTTATCAATTATATCCTAGAAAAGCCTATAGGGTATTGGGTAAAGAGGATTGAATTTATCAGTGAAAAAGATAAAATAGAAAAAATATATGATAATATAATTTTCTATGTAAGCGATGGCGAAAACATAAATATATTCAAATCAAAACTTAGGGATTATTTATCTTACCAAGGAGATATGAATATCCTTGATATCGCTAAAAGATTTAAACCTAGCATATTATATGATATTAAAAAGTGGATTAAAACACATCACAAGGTACAAAAAGAAGAATTAAACCAGCTAGTTAAAAACCTTATTGCAAAGGAATTAGAAAAGATATTACAAATGCCAATTTCTAAATGGATGGAAGGATTACAACCTTCCACTGAAGAAACAATTAAAGAGTCGATATTGAAATTCTATAAGGATTTCGTTATAAATCATTCCGCTGATATTACTAAAGTGGTAAACATTCCCCATATAGTTGAGGAAAGGATTATAGAATTTGAAACGGATTATGCAGAGAAAATCATTTTATCGGTTGTAGATAAGGAGTTAAAGGCAATAACCTGGCTAGGAGCCGTTTTAGGATTTATAATAGGATTTTTCCCGGTAATTTTTAATATATAA
- a CDS encoding histidine kinase, translated as MIEYMMDNNYNSMVSIGNNLNIELGAISSMSKLIMTNKNVVDYLKSNKDKNSRLPQNAITSIYDISNTFNYISSVYIFRLDEDYIDIGREVTYVDKKIINSEKWREEIFEKAGSYVIKINGDGAFSTRTGTPIISFVRVINDMDTQKPIGLIVINLTTNILENTYKDMINNDKGFCYYDKDANILFGEKIEEFSYQVKIGDEKFKQVAIQGLINSKVLSYYNVPDTPFIIAKIENLYISKYISPQGIMIITIIIALTIVCLVIIGVFISVYIIKPIEKLVQYIDISNFGWSKKESTLLSDNPMKYLKKINDNKLVEINRLVEELLENEKAKQRAELEVLQEQIKPHFLYNTLGTIADLAIQNNDNEVYDAIETLGNFYRKFLSKGSKEITLRDEIAIVKNYLKLQNLRYEGVFEDIYDLQEELLDIRVPKLILQPLVENSLYHGIRPKGEKGIIKISVYKKDKKVHITVYDSGIGMDKEQISTMIKGNNKKSFGFKRTMDRIGYYYSIEDVFDIRSEEGVYCEVDIKIPI; from the coding sequence ATGATTGAATATATGATGGATAATAATTATAACTCAATGGTTTCTATCGGGAATAACCTTAATATCGAGTTAGGAGCAATAAGCTCAATGAGTAAACTTATTATGACTAATAAAAATGTGGTGGATTATTTAAAGAGTAATAAAGATAAAAATAGCAGATTACCCCAAAATGCTATTACATCTATATATGATATTAGTAATACCTTTAATTACATATCTTCTGTGTATATATTTAGATTAGATGAGGATTATATAGATATTGGTAGGGAAGTTACCTATGTAGATAAAAAAATTATTAACAGTGAAAAATGGCGTGAAGAAATATTTGAAAAAGCAGGTTCTTATGTCATAAAAATTAATGGAGATGGGGCATTTTCAACAAGAACTGGGACTCCTATTATATCTTTTGTACGGGTCATTAATGATATGGATACTCAAAAACCCATAGGGTTGATAGTCATTAACTTAACTACGAATATACTTGAAAATACATATAAAGATATGATAAATAATGATAAGGGTTTTTGTTACTATGATAAAGATGCTAACATCCTATTTGGAGAGAAGATAGAAGAATTTTCCTATCAAGTAAAAATAGGCGACGAAAAGTTTAAACAGGTGGCAATACAAGGATTAATTAATTCCAAAGTATTATCCTATTATAATGTTCCGGATACCCCCTTTATTATAGCTAAGATTGAAAATCTTTATATTAGCAAATATATTTCTCCCCAGGGAATTATGATAATAACAATTATTATAGCCTTAACCATAGTATGTTTAGTTATTATTGGAGTTTTTATTTCTGTATATATTATTAAACCCATTGAAAAACTTGTACAATATATAGATATATCAAATTTCGGGTGGTCTAAAAAGGAAAGCACACTATTATCTGATAACCCAATGAAATACCTAAAAAAAATTAATGATAATAAATTGGTCGAAATTAATCGATTGGTTGAAGAATTATTAGAAAATGAAAAGGCAAAGCAAAGAGCCGAATTAGAAGTTTTACAAGAACAGATAAAACCTCATTTCTTATATAATACCCTAGGTACCATAGCAGATCTAGCTATACAAAATAATGATAATGAAGTTTATGATGCTATTGAAACCTTGGGAAATTTCTATAGAAAATTTTTAAGTAAGGGTAGCAAAGAAATCACCCTAAGGGATGAAATAGCCATTGTAAAGAACTACCTAAAACTTCAAAACTTAAGATATGAAGGGGTGTTCGAAGATATATATGATTTACAAGAAGAATTGCTAGATATTAGGGTACCGAAATTAATACTACAACCCCTAGTAGAAAATAGCCTATATCATGGAATAAGACCAAAAGGAGAAAAGGGAATTATAAAGATATCTGTTTATAAAAAGGATAAAAAGGTTCATATTACTGTTTATGACAGTGGAATAGGTATGGATAAGGAACAAATATCAACAATGATAAAGGGAAATAATAAAAAAAGCTTCGGCTTTAAGAGAACAATGGATAGGATAGGATATTATTATAGTATTGAGGATGTTTTCGATATTAGAAGCGAAGAAGGGGTATACTGTGAAGTTGATATTAAAATCCCCATATAA
- a CDS encoding S-layer homology domain-containing protein: protein MKKCVFRLSAFVLVLLLLTNNLWAKEEGNYGSPLGIYEGEIGIKIISFSKNWASVEKLKTIYEELLENFHGEEIFYLSTIYIYPDSPDGVAGRYYEDYEIDNKGKYIYKKSRSIEIFNGNQYTDISQFARVLSHEYGHHFTLYYLLTGENKNFNQWKETDYAKIRGLLDNKDVEYFSVNTVEYIHEWDISEIAAEDYVQLFGSPTAKKSIVYKDVQERVDNNIKEYYYSTNSFNLLPQENLSIPLAADVPGLYLYWLELAGYTTIDPKLPIKPTLTIKKYKEVMPGYWQYEISWNPILFNDKEYEYTLVSYPAEDNNFPRPIKTVLTGEPMKAYIGSAINSNNKDTNRLILDDQYKGDYYFRLFIKDSKGFIFSTEPMKFNFGNEKKDSVYRMTDVPQGHWARESIQTVIDKKIAKGYEDGSYKPNNKITKAEFMTMLMRAIDYKVVGGKNNAHWFIKEGYFEGAKKLNLITTADYGHDYGNLDFDEAITREEVAFMVGKILKGLGYGESVNYSGRFSDTKNIKHKKEFAITTYYYIMDGYLDGTFKPFHTTTRAEAARIIYKLLDFTD, encoded by the coding sequence ATGAAAAAGTGTGTTTTTAGATTGAGTGCATTTGTCTTGGTGCTGCTTTTACTAACTAATAATCTTTGGGCAAAGGAAGAAGGAAATTATGGATCTCCCCTTGGAATATATGAAGGTGAAATTGGCATTAAGATTATTAGCTTTTCCAAAAACTGGGCATCTGTAGAAAAATTAAAAACAATCTATGAAGAACTTCTTGAAAATTTTCATGGAGAGGAAATTTTTTACTTATCTACTATATACATTTACCCCGATTCCCCTGATGGAGTTGCAGGTCGTTATTACGAAGACTATGAAATTGATAATAAGGGAAAATACATATATAAAAAGAGCCGCTCTATAGAAATATTTAATGGAAATCAGTATACGGATATATCTCAATTTGCAAGGGTATTATCCCATGAATATGGGCATCATTTCACACTATACTATCTGTTAACCGGGGAAAATAAAAACTTCAATCAATGGAAAGAAACGGACTATGCAAAAATCAGGGGATTATTAGATAATAAAGATGTGGAATATTTTTCAGTTAATACGGTAGAGTATATTCATGAATGGGATATTTCAGAGATTGCTGCAGAAGATTATGTACAGCTTTTTGGCTCTCCTACAGCTAAAAAATCCATAGTTTACAAGGATGTGCAAGAAAGAGTGGATAATAATATAAAGGAGTATTATTATTCTACTAATAGTTTTAATCTTCTTCCACAGGAGAACTTGTCGATTCCCTTAGCAGCAGATGTGCCGGGGCTTTATCTTTATTGGCTTGAATTAGCAGGATATACTACTATAGACCCCAAATTGCCAATAAAGCCTACCCTGACAATTAAGAAATATAAGGAGGTTATGCCCGGATACTGGCAGTATGAAATCTCTTGGAATCCAATTTTATTTAACGATAAAGAATATGAATACACATTAGTATCTTACCCGGCGGAAGATAATAATTTTCCAAGACCCATAAAAACAGTATTAACAGGGGAACCTATGAAAGCTTACATAGGTAGTGCTATTAATTCTAATAATAAGGACACAAATAGATTAATATTAGACGATCAGTATAAAGGGGACTATTATTTTAGGCTTTTCATTAAAGATTCTAAAGGCTTTATTTTTTCAACAGAACCTATGAAATTTAATTTTGGTAACGAGAAAAAAGACTCAGTTTATAGAATGACGGATGTACCGCAAGGACATTGGGCCAGGGAATCTATCCAAACAGTTATAGACAAAAAAATAGCCAAGGGGTATGAGGACGGTTCTTATAAGCCAAATAATAAAATAACAAAAGCGGAGTTTATGACTATGTTAATGAGAGCCATAGATTATAAAGTAGTTGGAGGAAAAAACAATGCTCATTGGTTTATAAAAGAAGGATATTTTGAAGGGGCTAAGAAATTAAATCTTATAACAACTGCAGATTATGGCCATGATTATGGAAACTTAGATTTTGATGAGGCTATTACAAGAGAAGAAGTAGCCTTTATGGTAGGGAAAATTCTTAAGGGGCTAGGCTATGGGGAATCTGTTAATTATTCTGGAAGGTTTTCGGATACAAAAAATATAAAGCACAAAAAGGAGTTTGCTATAACAACATATTATTACATTATGGATGGATATTTAGATGGTACCTTTAAGCCCTTTCATACAACTACTAGGGCAGAGGCTGCAAGGATAATTTATAAATTATTGGATTTTACAGATTAA
- a CDS encoding glycoside hydrolase family 3 protein, with the protein MKLNNSYMEKAKKLVSQMTLEEKASQLTYNSPAIKRLNIPAYNWWNEALHGVARAGTATSFPQAIGLAAMFDEEFLKKIADIIAEEGRAKYNESTKHEDRDIYKGLTFWSPNVNIFRDPRWGRGHETYGEDPFLSSRLGVAFIKGLQGDKEVMKSAACAKHFAVHSGPEDLRHEFNAETNQKDLWETYLPAFEACVKEGKVESVMGAYNRTNGEPCCGSYTLLRDILREKWEFEGHVVSDCWAIKDFHMYHMVTSTPQESVALAIDSGCDLNCGNMYLVLLQALGEGLITEEHITRAAERLFATRFKLGLFEGSEFDNIPYEVVESKEHIEIAIEAARKSIVLLKNDDILPIDKSKVKTIGVIGPNANSRLALKGNYYGTSSRYITLLEGIQDEVGEDIRVLYSKGCELVKDRTENLAQSHDRLMEAVTVAEHSDVVILCLGLDETIEGEEIDEGNNYGSGDKKDLELPEVQKMLLERIVAVGKPVILSLIAGSAINLSYAHQNCSGILLAWYPGARGGKAVADILFGKTSPSGKLPITFYKTLDNMPSFTDYSMKNRTYRYIEEKPLYPFGYGLTYGEIVCTGAELLEVVEIEKDIKVEISLENKETIATEDVVQVYIKDEESQYAVRNTSLCGFSRVFLNPNESKKITISIPFDSLKAVNDAGEKILDSKNFILYVGTSGVDERSEELTGKKSISIPITL; encoded by the coding sequence ATGAAACTTAACAATTCTTATATGGAAAAAGCAAAAAAATTGGTATCACAAATGACCCTAGAAGAAAAGGCAAGTCAACTTACTTATAATTCACCAGCAATTAAAAGACTTAATATTCCTGCTTATAATTGGTGGAATGAGGCACTGCATGGTGTTGCTAGGGCTGGGACAGCTACTAGTTTTCCTCAGGCAATTGGATTAGCGGCTATGTTTGATGAAGAATTTTTAAAAAAGATTGCCGATATTATAGCCGAAGAAGGAAGAGCAAAATATAATGAAAGCACAAAGCACGAAGATAGAGATATATATAAAGGGTTAACATTTTGGTCCCCAAATGTAAATATATTTAGAGATCCTAGGTGGGGAAGGGGACATGAAACTTATGGTGAAGATCCATTTTTATCTTCTAGACTAGGGGTAGCTTTTATAAAGGGCTTGCAAGGAGATAAGGAAGTAATGAAATCGGCAGCTTGTGCAAAACACTTTGCTGTCCATAGTGGCCCAGAGGATTTACGCCATGAATTTAATGCTGAAACAAACCAAAAAGATTTATGGGAAACATATTTACCTGCTTTTGAAGCCTGTGTAAAAGAAGGCAAAGTTGAATCAGTTATGGGAGCTTATAATAGAACTAATGGAGAACCTTGCTGTGGAAGTTATACCCTTCTTCGAGATATTTTAAGAGAAAAATGGGAATTTGAAGGCCATGTGGTATCTGATTGCTGGGCAATTAAAGATTTTCATATGTATCATATGGTAACTAGCACTCCACAAGAATCAGTAGCCTTGGCCATTGATTCAGGTTGTGATTTAAATTGTGGTAATATGTATTTGGTACTATTACAAGCTTTAGGCGAAGGATTAATAACAGAAGAACATATCACAAGGGCTGCGGAAAGATTATTTGCAACTAGGTTCAAATTAGGCCTTTTTGAAGGTAGTGAATTTGATAATATTCCTTATGAGGTAGTAGAATCTAAAGAACATATAGAGATTGCTATTGAAGCAGCAAGAAAAAGTATAGTATTATTAAAGAATGATGATATTTTACCTATTGATAAAAGTAAAGTTAAGACCATAGGAGTTATCGGTCCTAATGCCAATAGTAGGCTTGCTCTTAAGGGTAATTATTATGGAACATCCTCAAGATATATTACTTTACTTGAAGGAATTCAAGACGAGGTAGGAGAAGATATTCGTGTATTATATTCAAAGGGATGTGAACTGGTTAAGGATAGGACTGAAAATTTAGCCCAATCCCATGATAGACTTATGGAAGCAGTAACTGTAGCAGAACATAGTGATGTTGTAATTTTATGTCTTGGTCTTGACGAAACAATAGAAGGGGAGGAAATAGACGAGGGCAATAATTATGGCTCAGGGGATAAAAAGGATTTAGAATTACCGGAAGTGCAGAAAATGCTATTAGAAAGAATAGTAGCAGTGGGTAAACCAGTTATCCTTAGCCTTATAGCAGGAAGCGCCATTAATTTAAGTTATGCTCATCAAAACTGCAGTGGAATACTACTGGCTTGGTATCCGGGAGCAAGGGGAGGCAAGGCTGTAGCAGATATCTTATTTGGAAAGACTTCTCCTTCTGGAAAACTTCCCATTACATTTTATAAAACCCTCGATAATATGCCATCCTTTACAGATTATTCCATGAAGAATCGTACTTATCGATATATTGAAGAAAAGCCGTTATACCCTTTTGGATATGGGTTAACCTACGGGGAAATAGTATGCACCGGTGCAGAGCTTCTAGAAGTAGTTGAGATTGAAAAAGATATAAAAGTTGAAATTTCATTGGAAAATAAAGAAACGATAGCAACAGAAGATGTAGTACAAGTTTATATAAAAGATGAAGAATCACAATATGCAGTTAGGAATACAAGTTTATGTGGATTTTCTAGAGTTTTTTTAAATCCTAATGAAAGCAAAAAGATTACCATATCTATTCCTTTTGATTCTTTAAAGGCAGTCAATGATGCAGGAGAGAAAATCTTAGATAGTAAAAACTTTATTCTTTATGTAGGAACTTCAGGGGTCGATGAAAGAAGTGAAGAATTAACAGGGAAAAAATCTATTAGTATACCCATCACCCTATAA
- a CDS encoding ABC-F family ATP-binding cassette domain-containing protein, whose translation MILACKNINKSFGTDIILKDITFQIEEKEKVALVGINGAGKSTLFKILAGEISYDSGEIFKPKEVSLGYLSQNMEINTNNNIFDEMLLVFQDLIEMEANLRLLEKEMSTHGNDTLTNLMNQYSTLQHQFEEKNGYSFKSQIRGVLKGLGFREEQFTQPVSILSGGEKTRIALARILLSSPSVLLLDEPTNHLDINAIEWLEDFLKSYPGTAIIISHDRYFLDRITTKVIEIENNNASVYNGNYSFYAKHKMINREIQLNQYLNQQKEIKRQEEVIQTLRSFNREKSIKRARSREKALEKIDKIEKPEALPSSMTLNLEPKIQSGNDIVHVENLSKAYNSKKLFENVSFDLKKGEKVALIGPNGAGKTTLFRIILNQTNCDDGSFNLGANVKIGYYDQEHQNISCNKTIIDEISDSYPTLTHGEIRNVLAAFLFKGDEVFKKISTLSGGEKGRVSLAKIMLSEGNFLLLDEPTNHLDLLSKEVLEDAINSYRGTVLYISHDRYFINRTATRILELNPRGIKEYLGNYDYYIEKRTQLKPNTSNDTTSQNKKPSSIKEDWLRKKEEQTNLRRLQSQIEDIENQIHEIEYQIKECDKKLNLEDIYTNPEKSTSIYEQKLKLEAQLENLYLEWENLNHL comes from the coding sequence ATGATTCTAGCATGCAAAAATATAAATAAATCCTTTGGAACAGATATAATTCTTAAGGATATTACTTTTCAAATAGAAGAAAAAGAAAAAGTTGCTCTTGTAGGAATTAATGGTGCCGGAAAGTCCACACTATTTAAAATACTGGCCGGTGAAATCTCCTATGATAGCGGTGAAATTTTTAAGCCTAAAGAGGTATCCTTAGGATATCTTTCTCAAAATATGGAGATAAATACTAATAATAATATTTTTGATGAGATGCTTTTAGTTTTTCAAGATCTCATTGAAATGGAAGCAAACCTTCGTCTCCTTGAAAAAGAAATGAGTACCCATGGAAATGATACCCTAACTAACCTCATGAATCAATATTCTACCCTACAACATCAATTTGAAGAAAAAAACGGCTATAGCTTCAAAAGCCAAATCAGAGGCGTGTTAAAGGGATTAGGTTTTAGGGAAGAACAATTTACACAACCTGTATCTATCTTATCCGGTGGGGAAAAAACCCGGATTGCCTTAGCAAGAATATTATTATCTTCCCCGTCAGTTTTACTTTTGGATGAACCTACTAACCATCTTGATATCAATGCTATTGAGTGGCTGGAAGACTTTCTTAAAAGTTACCCCGGAACTGCTATTATAATATCCCATGATAGGTATTTCTTAGATAGAATCACGACAAAGGTTATTGAAATCGAAAACAATAATGCATCGGTCTATAACGGTAATTACTCCTTTTATGCAAAACACAAGATGATTAATCGCGAAATACAACTTAATCAATACCTAAATCAACAAAAAGAAATTAAACGTCAAGAAGAAGTAATTCAAACCCTTCGTTCTTTTAACCGTGAAAAGTCAATAAAAAGGGCCAGAAGCCGCGAAAAAGCTTTAGAAAAAATCGATAAAATAGAAAAACCAGAGGCACTTCCTTCTTCTATGACACTTAATCTAGAGCCTAAAATTCAAAGTGGCAATGATATTGTTCATGTAGAAAATCTATCTAAGGCTTATAATAGCAAAAAACTTTTTGAAAATGTATCCTTTGATTTAAAAAAAGGTGAAAAAGTAGCGCTTATAGGACCTAATGGAGCAGGAAAGACAACGCTTTTTAGAATCATTTTAAATCAAACTAACTGCGATGATGGTTCTTTTAATCTAGGTGCTAATGTAAAAATCGGCTATTACGATCAGGAACATCAAAATATTTCCTGTAACAAAACTATTATTGACGAAATTTCAGATTCCTATCCAACATTAACCCATGGAGAAATTAGAAATGTTTTAGCTGCATTTTTATTTAAGGGCGACGAGGTTTTCAAAAAAATTTCTACCTTAAGTGGCGGGGAAAAAGGGCGGGTATCTTTAGCTAAAATTATGCTTTCAGAAGGGAATTTTCTACTCCTTGATGAACCAACAAACCACCTGGATTTATTATCTAAAGAAGTCCTTGAGGATGCCATAAATAGTTATAGGGGTACTGTACTTTATATATCCCACGATAGATATTTTATCAATAGGACAGCTACTAGAATACTAGAGCTTAATCCTAGGGGAATCAAGGAATACCTTGGAAATTACGATTACTATATTGAAAAAAGGACTCAACTTAAACCTAATACCTCTAATGATACAACATCACAAAATAAAAAGCCCTCTTCGATAAAAGAAGATTGGCTTAGAAAAAAAGAAGAACAGACCAATCTACGAAGACTCCAATCTCAAATCGAAGATATTGAAAATCAAATTCATGAAATAGAATATCAAATAAAAGAATGTGATAAAAAGCTAAATCTTGAGGATATATACACCAATCCTGAAAAATCTACATCTATATATGAACAAAAGCTAAAATTAGAAGCACAACTGGAAAACCTATATTTGGAATGGGAAAATTTAAATCATCTATGA
- a CDS encoding redox-sensing transcriptional repressor Rex yields the protein MSENRRISIAVIKRLPRYYRYLGELLENDITRISSKELSIRMGVTASQIRQDLNNFGGFGQQGYGYNVEYLYEEIAKILGINNTYKVIIVGVGNLGQALANYIKFEQRGFILKGLFDVNPRLIGMTIRGIEVRDIDEMESFIKENEIDVAYLTLPKTRVRKVAEDLTKWGIKGLWNFSPVDIEVSPDVIVEDVHLSDSLMTLSYKINRRMLRKEAESKK from the coding sequence TTGAGCGAAAATAGAAGAATTTCAATAGCGGTTATTAAGCGATTACCAAGGTATTATAGATATTTAGGGGAACTCCTTGAAAATGATATTACTCGGATTTCATCTAAGGAACTTAGTATACGAATGGGGGTTACAGCCTCACAAATTCGTCAAGACTTAAACAACTTTGGAGGTTTCGGACAACAAGGATATGGTTATAATGTGGAATATTTATACGAGGAGATTGCCAAAATATTAGGGATTAACAATACATATAAGGTTATTATTGTTGGAGTAGGTAATCTAGGACAAGCTTTAGCAAACTATATAAAGTTCGAGCAAAGAGGCTTTATTCTTAAAGGTTTATTTGATGTTAACCCAAGATTAATTGGGATGACCATAAGAGGGATAGAGGTAAGAGATATAGATGAAATGGAATCTTTTATTAAGGAAAATGAAATCGATGTGGCTTATTTGACTTTGCCAAAGACAAGAGTGAGAAAGGTTGCAGAGGATTTAACAAAATGGGGAATTAAAGGACTCTGGAACTTTTCACCGGTTGATATTGAAGTTTCTCCTGATGTCATAGTAGAGGATGTGCATTTATCCGATAGTCTAATGACTTTATCTTATAAAATTAATAGAAGGATGCTTAGAAAGGAAGCAGAATCAAAAAAATAG
- a CDS encoding GNAT family N-acetyltransferase has protein sequence MVNIRKADIKDINPLFALWKELIISHMGKRVVYPLSGVWREEKTKELQWAIESERIIIYIVESNDIILGYIRGSVRRNPPLYDIVYEGNIEEIYINPKFRRQGYATLLANAIIKEFEKREIAFINLHVGIGNKGAQVFWKDLGFDTISFYKRRRIGGENDESTVE, from the coding sequence ATGGTCAATATAAGGAAAGCCGATATAAAAGATATAAATCCTTTATTTGCCTTATGGAAAGAATTAATCATATCTCATATGGGTAAAAGAGTTGTTTATCCATTATCCGGTGTATGGAGGGAAGAAAAAACAAAAGAGTTACAATGGGCTATTGAAAGTGAACGTATTATTATTTATATTGTAGAATCAAACGATATTATTTTAGGTTATATTAGGGGAAGTGTACGAAGAAACCCACCACTATACGATATAGTATATGAAGGAAATATAGAAGAAATCTATATAAATCCAAAGTTTAGGAGACAGGGTTATGCTACTTTATTAGCAAATGCTATTATAAAGGAATTTGAAAAAAGAGAAATTGCTTTTATTAATCTTCATGTTGGTATTGGAAACAAAGGTGCCCAAGTATTTTGGAAAGACTTAGGATTCGATACCATATCATTTTATAAGAGGCGTAGGATAGGGGGGGAGAATGATGAATCTACCGTGGAATAA